The following are encoded together in the Candidatus Methylomirabilota bacterium genome:
- a CDS encoding CoA ester lyase — MASRPRRSLHFVPGGNERMIAKALTLPADGLILDLEDAVPPDRKPATRPIVRQWLEKLDFGGRARWVRMNPIASGWGRADLEETIGGRPDGYVVPKPRGAADVRAVAQALDRLEHRHGIAPGATRLLPIATETPAGLLHIEEVAAASPRIVAISWGIEDLSAAMGLGRVRDGAGKYLDIPRYARVMCAVAAAAAGVEALDTVYIDIADLEGLRRECEDAVHMGFTGKISIHPGQIPVINEAFTSPPEAVEEARALVAAFEEARRRGVYAFVFKGQMVDAPHLARALKILARAGEPAPPP; from the coding sequence ATGGCCTCCCGCCCGCGCCGTTCGCTCCACTTCGTGCCCGGCGGCAACGAGCGGATGATCGCCAAGGCGCTCACGCTGCCGGCCGATGGCCTCATCCTCGACCTGGAGGACGCGGTGCCGCCAGACCGCAAGCCGGCGACGCGGCCGATCGTGCGCCAGTGGCTCGAGAAGCTCGACTTCGGAGGCCGCGCGCGCTGGGTGCGGATGAACCCGATCGCGAGCGGCTGGGGGCGCGCCGACCTGGAGGAGACGATCGGGGGCCGGCCCGACGGCTACGTCGTCCCCAAGCCCCGCGGGGCCGCCGACGTGCGGGCGGTGGCCCAGGCGCTCGACCGGCTCGAGCATCGCCACGGCATCGCCCCCGGGGCCACGCGACTGCTGCCGATCGCCACCGAGACGCCCGCGGGGCTGCTGCACATCGAGGAGGTGGCGGCGGCGAGCCCGCGGATCGTCGCCATCTCGTGGGGCATCGAGGATCTGAGCGCGGCGATGGGGCTGGGGCGCGTCCGCGACGGCGCCGGGAAGTATCTGGACATTCCGCGCTACGCGCGCGTCATGTGCGCCGTGGCCGCCGCCGCGGCCGGCGTCGAGGCCCTCGACACCGTCTACATCGACATCGCCGACCTGGAGGGGCTGCGACGGGAGTGCGAGGACGCCGTCCACATGGGGTTCACGGGCAAGATCTCGATCCACCCCGGCCAGATTCCGGTGATCAACGAGGCCTTCACGTCGCCGCCGGAGGCCGTGGAGGAGGCGCGCGCGCTCGTCGCCGCGTTCGAGGAGGCCCGGCGGCGCGGCGTCTACGCGTTTGTCTTCAAGGGGCAGATGGTCGACGCGCCGCACCTGGCCCGGGCGCTGAAGATCCTGGCGCGCGCCGGCGAGCCGGCGCCGCCGCCCTGA
- a CDS encoding MaoC family dehydratase, with product MGGKYFEELAVGQTFRHQPGRTITEADNVFFSCLTMNPQPLHVDFHAAAKAEFGRPLVNSLLTLGVAVGLSVGETTLGTTVGNLGFEKVEFPKPVFHGDTIYAETEVVDKRESKSRPQWGIVTFEHRARNQDGELVMRARRQAMMRRRPG from the coding sequence ATGGGGGGCAAGTACTTCGAGGAGCTGGCGGTCGGCCAGACCTTCCGGCACCAGCCCGGGCGGACCATCACCGAAGCGGACAACGTGTTCTTTTCCTGCCTCACGATGAACCCGCAGCCGCTGCACGTCGACTTCCACGCCGCCGCCAAGGCGGAGTTCGGCCGGCCTCTGGTCAACAGCCTGCTCACACTCGGCGTCGCCGTCGGCCTGTCGGTCGGCGAGACGACGCTCGGCACCACCGTGGGCAATCTCGGCTTCGAGAAGGTCGAGTTCCCGAAGCCCGTCTTCCACGGGGACACGATCTACGCGGAGACGGAGGTGGTGGACAAGCGCGAGTCGAAGTCGCGCCCGCAGTGGGGCATCGTCACCTTCGAGCACCGCGCGCGCAACCAGGACGGCGAGCTCGTCATGCGGGCCCGGCGCCAGGCGATGATGCGCCGGCGGCCCGGGTGA
- a CDS encoding cupin domain-containing protein: MRRIFTKKDSERREAKDGHPRSVHIMVEPATAGSAHLAMGLEAVDPGSQIPVHVHAEAEEILFVYRGRGRARVGEREVEVGPETAIFVPKGTPHGFVNTSGGHVHLTWTFAPPGEHEKFRREDHWKHAARAEAPKRDD, from the coding sequence ATGCGCCGAATCTTCACCAAGAAGGATTCCGAGCGCCGTGAAGCAAAGGACGGGCACCCGCGCAGTGTCCACATCATGGTGGAGCCGGCCACGGCCGGCTCCGCGCACCTGGCGATGGGGCTGGAGGCCGTGGATCCGGGTAGCCAGATCCCCGTCCATGTGCATGCCGAGGCGGAGGAGATCCTCTTCGTCTACCGGGGGCGCGGGCGCGCACGGGTGGGCGAGCGGGAGGTCGAGGTGGGGCCGGAAACGGCGATCTTCGTGCCCAAGGGCACGCCCCACGGGTTCGTGAACACATCGGGCGGGCACGTGCATCTCACGTGGACGTTCGCGCCGCCCGGCGAGCACGAGAAGTTCCGCCGGGAGGATCACTGGAAGCACGCCGCCCGGGCCGAGGCGCCGAAAAGGGACGACTGA